One part of the Hydra vulgaris chromosome 01, alternate assembly HydraT2T_AEP genome encodes these proteins:
- the LOC100200954 gene encoding fibronectin isoform X3 encodes MKIVSIFGLFLVSVNAAPPPVSNVQIDSVGIDFFVVKWDQYNNTVSGFQVEYSIIPQTAASIRDTEDNSKNFFNVTNLFSGTSYQVRVRPIGGFNETVISNNETEYGQWSVYVACVTEGPLPPTSLSITNIIDTKVNLKWTPSLSKVDSYQLFIRNSKSLQVTNQYVVSSDVYEIEVEMLTPSTPYSVFINALLNNLRSSYLTGGFQTNISPPEAPNNLSVSNILETSAELSWVDPQNGQDIVSYMIELSEMSSNENTSVFLSNSVNYVVIGLKIATNYTFRVRSVSVMSDIISEWSSVVGFKTLIAALPPPPRFVSITNVSKESALITWETPTTLYPINSYNIVYNIIGMQPMSQKVPGDVNSYTLMNLVSGTQYSVAIQAVVLNDVFGEFSVDNIFVTAGPKPVSITISAISDSSANVSWNVSSVDYSSSIVILFDNSIKVINTTKLFTKNVSWYTFTNLAPNNPYIIKIFVKDENNISSSEASNGFRTKLEPDVLNAPTNTSVSILSPSSVLFQCNTVSLAVAYEIRIEGNPNPRVPLYRTDQFSAFLDSSLIQKMQIKDLVSGYTYFLSVRAIFGDIYYVGQWSPVVPIVLYGGRPPSQIQITNINENSAIVRWTQAYDRLTLSRLNIKYFIRLEDADGKSNLINITFAIPQGNYGKFLSFKFPNSLVSNSNYKVSIFCEKDNINGTANVTTFKTSMALVPPRQVYYLKITFFDNKCTLSWQGISERSDILYYEIFLLYNYPNVTKSFTFKTSDAKTTNHQFFELKKNIFYYVAVRAVVSEQDISNSKGVWSLPLIFQSKVSIAKPYDLVIFNNDTSAKIKWNVINMNDILYYVVELYTSESGSLYFRTDGSSPSLDIYSLFPNTYYQFRVHAVGTQDNVGEWSAWESVVTQSKMEVSKVHSINHSNRSNSGVIIGVTIGVVGIVLIFAYVVRTLWKKKYKPTKFKQFENSVKYSKNSLKEQINVQRTSS; translated from the exons taaATGCTGCACCACCTCCTGTTAGCAATGTTCAAATTGATTCTGTTggcattgatttttttgttgtaaaatggGATCAATACAATAATACTGTTTCTGGCTTCCAAGTTGAATACTCTATCATTCCGCAAACTGCAGCAAGTATTCGTGACACTGAAgacaatagtaaaaatttttttaatgttacaaacTTATTTTCGGGAACTAGTTATCAAGTTAGGGTGAGACCAATTGGTGGCTTCAATGAAACAGTTATTAGCAACAATGAAACTGAATATGGTCAGTGGAGTGTATATGTTGCTTGTGTTACAG aAGGGCCATTGCCTCCTACATCCTTatcaataacaaatattattgatactaaagtaaatttaaaatggacGCCATCTTTATCCAAAGTTGATAGCTATCAGTTGTTTATTCGTAACTCAAAGAGCTTACAAGTAACAAATCAATATGTTGTGTCAAGTGATGTTTATGAAATAGAGGTGGAGATGCTTACTCCGTCAACACCGTATTCAGTATTTATAAATGCACTTTTAAATAATCTGAGAAGTTCATATTTAACTGGTGGCTTTCAAACTAATATtt ctCCTCCTGAAGCTCCAAATAACTTATCAGTAAGCAATATTCTTGAGACATCTGCTGAGCTGTCATGGGTTGATCCTCAAAATGGTCAAGATATTGTTAGTTACATGATAGAACTTTCGGAAATGTCATCTAATGAGAATACATCAGTGTTTTTATCTAATTCTGTAAACTATGTTGTAATAGGATTAAAAATAGCCACTAATTACACATTTAGAGTTCGTTCAGTAAGTGTTATGAGTGATATTATTTCAGAATGGTCTTCAGTAGttggttttaaaacattaattgcag ctttaccACCACCACCAAGATTTGTTTCAATTACTAATGTCAGTAAAGAAAGTGCCCTGATTACATGGGAAACACCTACAACACTATATCCTATTAATAGTTACAACATTGTGTATAACATAATAGGCATGCAGCCAATGTCTCAAAAAGTTCCAGGTGATGTAAACTCATATACTTTGATGAATTTAGTTTCAGGAACACAATATAGTGTTGCTATCCAAGCTGTTGTTTTAAATGACGTATTTGGAGAGTTTTCAGTGGACAATATCTTTGTAACTG CTGGCCCAAAACCGGTTTCAATTACAATATCTGCTATTAGTGATTCATCTGCAAATGTTTCATGGAATGTCTCAAGCGTAGACTACAGCAGCTCTATTGTCATTCTCTTTGATAATAGTATTAAAGTCATAAATACCacaaaattattcacaaaaaatGTCTCATGGTATACATTTACAAATCTGGCACCAAACAATCcttatataataaagatttttgtcaaagatgaaaataatatatctaGTTCAGAAGCTTCAAATGGATTTCGTACTAAATTAGAACCag ATGTTCTGAATGCTCCTACGAATACTTCTGTCAGTATTCTTAGTCCATCAAGTGTTCTTTTTCAATGTAACACAGTATCTTTGGCAGTGGCATATGAAATCAGAATTGAAGGCAATCCAAACCCAAGAGTTCCACTTTATCGCACAGATCAGTTTTCTGCTTTCTTAGATAGTTCTCTTattcaaaaaatgcaaatcaaaGATTTGGTTTCTGGGTATACATACTTTCTCAGTGTACGTGCTATTTTTGGAGACATATATTATGTAGGTCAATGGTCACCTGTTGTTCCTATTGTTTTAT atggtgGAAGACCTCCATCTCAAATTCAAATCACCAATATCAATGAAAATAGTGCAATAGTTCGGTGGACTCAAGCGTATGATCGTCTAACATTAAGCCGTCTTAATATCAAGTATTTTATAAGATTAGAGGATGCTGATggtaaaagtaatttaataaacatcaCATTTGCTATACCACAAGGGAATTATGGAAAATTTCTGTCATTTAAGTTTCCCAATTCTTTAGTCAGCAATTCTAACTACAAAGTAtctattttttgtgaaaaagataatattaatgGAACTGCTAATGTAACCACATTTAAAACTTCTATGG ctttagttCCTCCTCGTCAGGTTTACTAtcttaaaattacattttttgataacaaaTGTACACTTTCATGGCAAGGTATTTCTGAGCGCTCTGATATCTTATATTACgagatttttttgctttataattaCCCAAATGTTACCAAAAgctttacttttaaaacttctgATGCCAAAACTACCAATCATCAGTTTTTtgaattgaagaaaaatattttctactaTGTTGCTGTTAGAGCTGTTGTTTCTGAGCAAGATATTTCTAATTCTAAAGGAGTCTGGTCGTTGCCATTAATATTTCAATCAAAAG tgtcgATTGCAAAACCCTAcgatttagttatttttaacaatgacaCTTCTGCAAAAATCAAATGGAATGTAATAAACATGAATGATATTCTCTATTATGTAGTTGAACTTTATACATCAGAATCTGgaagtttatattttagaaCAGATGGATCATCACCTTCACTAGATATTTACTCTTTATTTCCAAATACATACTATCAGTTTAGAGTACATGCCGTCGGAACCCAAGATAATGTTGGGGAATGGTCAGCCTGGGAGTCTGTTGTTACTCAAA GTAAGATGGAGGTTTCTAAGGTTCATTCTATTAATCACAGCAATCGCAGTAACTCAGGTGTCATTATTGGAGTAACGATTGGTGTTGTTGGCATAGTTCTTATTTTTGCTTATGTTGTTAGAAcattatggaaaaaaaagtacaaaccTACAAAGTTCAAACAGTTTGAAAATAGTGTCAAGTATTcgaaaaattcattaaaagaaCAAATCAATGTCCAAAGAACATCTTCATAA
- the LOC100200954 gene encoding fibronectin isoform X4, protein MKIVSIFGLFLVSVNAAPPPVSNVQIDSVGIDFFVVKWDQYNNTVSGFQVEYSIIPQTAASIRDTEDNSKNFFNVTNLFSGTSYQVRVRPIGGFNETVISNNETEYGQWSVYVACVTEGPLPPTSLSITNIIDTKVNLKWTPSLSKVDSYQLFIRNSKSLQVTNQYVVSSDVYEIEVEMLTPSTPYSVFINALLNNLRSSYLTGGFQTNISPPEAPNNLSVSNILETSAELSWVDPQNGQDIVSYMIELSEMSSNENTSVFLSNSVNYVVIGLKIATNYTFRVRSVSVMSDIISEWSSVVGFKTLIAALPPPPRFVSITNVSKESALITWETPTTLYPINSYNIVYNIIGMQPMSQKVPGDVNSYTLMNLVSGTQYSVAIQAVVLNDVFGEFSVDNIFVTAGPKPVSITISAISDSSANVSWNVSSVDYSSSIVILFDNSIKVINTTKLFTKNVSWYTFTNLAPNNPYIIKIFVKDENNISSSEASNGFRTKLEPDVLNAPTNTSVSILSPSSVLFQCNTVSLAVAYEIRIEGNPNPRVPLYRTDQFSAFLDSSLIQKMQIKDLVSGYTYFLSVRAIFGDIYYVGQWSPVVPIVLYGGRPPSQIQITNINENSAIVRWTQAYDRLTLSRLNIKYFIRLEDADGKSNLINITFAIPQGNYGKFLSFKFPNSLVSNSNYKVSIFCEKDNINGTANVTTFKTSMVSIAKPYDLVIFNNDTSAKIKWNVINMNDILYYVVELYTSESGSLYFRTDGSSPSLDIYSLFPNTYYQFRVHAVGTQDNVGEWSAWESVVTQSKMEVSKVHSINHSNRSNSGVIIGVTIGVVGIVLIFAYVVRTLWKKKYKPTKFKQFENSVKYSKNSLKEQINVQRTSS, encoded by the exons taaATGCTGCACCACCTCCTGTTAGCAATGTTCAAATTGATTCTGTTggcattgatttttttgttgtaaaatggGATCAATACAATAATACTGTTTCTGGCTTCCAAGTTGAATACTCTATCATTCCGCAAACTGCAGCAAGTATTCGTGACACTGAAgacaatagtaaaaatttttttaatgttacaaacTTATTTTCGGGAACTAGTTATCAAGTTAGGGTGAGACCAATTGGTGGCTTCAATGAAACAGTTATTAGCAACAATGAAACTGAATATGGTCAGTGGAGTGTATATGTTGCTTGTGTTACAG aAGGGCCATTGCCTCCTACATCCTTatcaataacaaatattattgatactaaagtaaatttaaaatggacGCCATCTTTATCCAAAGTTGATAGCTATCAGTTGTTTATTCGTAACTCAAAGAGCTTACAAGTAACAAATCAATATGTTGTGTCAAGTGATGTTTATGAAATAGAGGTGGAGATGCTTACTCCGTCAACACCGTATTCAGTATTTATAAATGCACTTTTAAATAATCTGAGAAGTTCATATTTAACTGGTGGCTTTCAAACTAATATtt ctCCTCCTGAAGCTCCAAATAACTTATCAGTAAGCAATATTCTTGAGACATCTGCTGAGCTGTCATGGGTTGATCCTCAAAATGGTCAAGATATTGTTAGTTACATGATAGAACTTTCGGAAATGTCATCTAATGAGAATACATCAGTGTTTTTATCTAATTCTGTAAACTATGTTGTAATAGGATTAAAAATAGCCACTAATTACACATTTAGAGTTCGTTCAGTAAGTGTTATGAGTGATATTATTTCAGAATGGTCTTCAGTAGttggttttaaaacattaattgcag ctttaccACCACCACCAAGATTTGTTTCAATTACTAATGTCAGTAAAGAAAGTGCCCTGATTACATGGGAAACACCTACAACACTATATCCTATTAATAGTTACAACATTGTGTATAACATAATAGGCATGCAGCCAATGTCTCAAAAAGTTCCAGGTGATGTAAACTCATATACTTTGATGAATTTAGTTTCAGGAACACAATATAGTGTTGCTATCCAAGCTGTTGTTTTAAATGACGTATTTGGAGAGTTTTCAGTGGACAATATCTTTGTAACTG CTGGCCCAAAACCGGTTTCAATTACAATATCTGCTATTAGTGATTCATCTGCAAATGTTTCATGGAATGTCTCAAGCGTAGACTACAGCAGCTCTATTGTCATTCTCTTTGATAATAGTATTAAAGTCATAAATACCacaaaattattcacaaaaaatGTCTCATGGTATACATTTACAAATCTGGCACCAAACAATCcttatataataaagatttttgtcaaagatgaaaataatatatctaGTTCAGAAGCTTCAAATGGATTTCGTACTAAATTAGAACCag ATGTTCTGAATGCTCCTACGAATACTTCTGTCAGTATTCTTAGTCCATCAAGTGTTCTTTTTCAATGTAACACAGTATCTTTGGCAGTGGCATATGAAATCAGAATTGAAGGCAATCCAAACCCAAGAGTTCCACTTTATCGCACAGATCAGTTTTCTGCTTTCTTAGATAGTTCTCTTattcaaaaaatgcaaatcaaaGATTTGGTTTCTGGGTATACATACTTTCTCAGTGTACGTGCTATTTTTGGAGACATATATTATGTAGGTCAATGGTCACCTGTTGTTCCTATTGTTTTAT atggtgGAAGACCTCCATCTCAAATTCAAATCACCAATATCAATGAAAATAGTGCAATAGTTCGGTGGACTCAAGCGTATGATCGTCTAACATTAAGCCGTCTTAATATCAAGTATTTTATAAGATTAGAGGATGCTGATggtaaaagtaatttaataaacatcaCATTTGCTATACCACAAGGGAATTATGGAAAATTTCTGTCATTTAAGTTTCCCAATTCTTTAGTCAGCAATTCTAACTACAAAGTAtctattttttgtgaaaaagataatattaatgGAACTGCTAATGTAACCACATTTAAAACTTCTATGG tgtcgATTGCAAAACCCTAcgatttagttatttttaacaatgacaCTTCTGCAAAAATCAAATGGAATGTAATAAACATGAATGATATTCTCTATTATGTAGTTGAACTTTATACATCAGAATCTGgaagtttatattttagaaCAGATGGATCATCACCTTCACTAGATATTTACTCTTTATTTCCAAATACATACTATCAGTTTAGAGTACATGCCGTCGGAACCCAAGATAATGTTGGGGAATGGTCAGCCTGGGAGTCTGTTGTTACTCAAA GTAAGATGGAGGTTTCTAAGGTTCATTCTATTAATCACAGCAATCGCAGTAACTCAGGTGTCATTATTGGAGTAACGATTGGTGTTGTTGGCATAGTTCTTATTTTTGCTTATGTTGTTAGAAcattatggaaaaaaaagtacaaaccTACAAAGTTCAAACAGTTTGAAAATAGTGTCAAGTATTcgaaaaattcattaaaagaaCAAATCAATGTCCAAAGAACATCTTCATAA